A DNA window from Thermus tengchongensis contains the following coding sequences:
- a CDS encoding outer membrane lipoprotein carrier protein LolA, whose protein sequence is MKRMLALLPLLFALALTQSATEILDRVEKNLQDPWQAVVQGLVQGPSGQEELRARVFALPKENLFRIEFQKPGSLEGNFTVITEKEVWNYLYLTNQLIISPKEKAQVQGLGFSPQGLGDLKGLSERVALRVVGEERLPEGTAWKLLGQAKEGQGFASLELYILKSDPRPVRFVFRDEAGKVLADLKVVEFKRAALRAQDLKRYPKDAQVVRR, encoded by the coding sequence ATGAAACGCATGCTGGCGCTTTTGCCTTTGCTCTTTGCCCTAGCCCTAACCCAGTCCGCGACGGAGATCCTGGACCGGGTGGAGAAGAACCTGCAGGACCCCTGGCAGGCGGTGGTCCAGGGCCTGGTGCAGGGCCCCTCGGGCCAGGAGGAGCTTAGGGCCCGGGTCTTCGCCCTCCCCAAGGAAAACCTCTTCCGCATAGAGTTCCAAAAGCCGGGCTCCCTGGAGGGGAACTTCACCGTCATCACCGAGAAGGAGGTCTGGAACTACCTCTACCTCACCAACCAGCTCATCATCAGCCCTAAGGAGAAGGCCCAGGTGCAGGGCCTGGGCTTCAGCCCCCAGGGCCTTGGGGACCTCAAGGGGCTTTCCGAGCGGGTGGCCCTCCGGGTGGTGGGGGAGGAGCGCCTGCCGGAGGGGACAGCCTGGAAGCTCCTCGGCCAGGCCAAGGAGGGGCAGGGCTTCGCCAGCCTGGAGCTTTACATCCTTAAGTCCGACCCCCGCCCCGTGCGCTTCGTCTTCCGCGACGAGGCGGGGAAGGTCCTGGCAGACCTCAAGGTGGTGGAGTTCAAGCGGGCCGCCTTGCGGGCCCAGGACCTCAAGCGCTACCCCAAGGACGCCCAGGTGGTGCGGCGCTAG
- a CDS encoding SAM hydrolase/SAM-dependent halogenase family protein has product MRPVFFLSDFGLEDPYVGVVKAVLWEKAPGVPVLDLAHALPPQDLRRAAYALFEALPYLPEGAVVLAVVDPGVGTRRRAIAAIGRRLYVGPDNGLFTLAWLLDPPQRAFLLEKVRPPAPQGVQTLGGWAPGGHTFHGRDLFAPAAAHLALGLPAGELGPEVPVGSLLRLPLRLSPGPEGEVLTFDRFGNAITTLLQAPLGAWVEVGGRRVPVRRTFGEVGEGEAVAYLGSAGLLEVAVNRGSAKEALGLKEGMPVRLL; this is encoded by the coding sequence ATGCGTCCCGTCTTTTTCCTTTCCGATTTTGGCCTCGAGGACCCCTACGTGGGCGTGGTCAAGGCGGTGCTCTGGGAAAAAGCCCCCGGGGTACCCGTCCTGGACCTGGCCCACGCCCTACCCCCCCAGGACCTGCGCCGGGCTGCCTATGCCCTTTTCGAGGCCCTCCCCTACCTGCCGGAAGGGGCGGTGGTCCTGGCGGTGGTGGACCCCGGGGTGGGCACCAGGAGGCGGGCCATCGCCGCCATAGGAAGGCGCCTTTACGTGGGGCCTGATAACGGCCTCTTCACCCTGGCCTGGCTCCTGGACCCCCCTCAAAGGGCCTTTCTTCTGGAAAAGGTGCGCCCACCCGCACCCCAAGGCGTCCAGACCCTTGGGGGCTGGGCCCCGGGGGGCCACACCTTCCACGGCCGCGACCTCTTCGCTCCTGCCGCCGCCCACCTGGCCCTGGGGCTCCCCGCAGGGGAGCTGGGCCCGGAGGTGCCCGTGGGAAGCCTCCTTCGCCTTCCCCTCCGTCTGAGCCCGGGGCCGGAGGGGGAGGTGCTCACCTTTGACCGCTTTGGAAACGCCATCACCACCCTCCTCCAAGCCCCCCTAGGGGCCTGGGTGGAGGTAGGAGGTAGGCGGGTGCCGGTGCGGCGCACCTTCGGCGAGGTGGGGGAGGGGGAAGCGGTGGCCTACCTGGGAAGCGCCGGCCTTTTGGAGGTGGCCGTGAACCGGGGAAGCGCCAAGGAGGCCTTGGGCCTGAAGGAGGGGATGCCCGTCCGGCTCCTTTAG
- a CDS encoding cold-shock protein: MKKGTVKWFNAEKGYGFIQQEEGPDVFVHFTAIEAEGFRTLNEGERVEFEVEAGRGGKGPQAKRVRRL, translated from the coding sequence ATGAAGAAGGGTACCGTCAAGTGGTTCAACGCGGAAAAAGGCTACGGGTTCATCCAGCAGGAAGAGGGTCCGGATGTGTTCGTGCACTTCACGGCCATCGAGGCCGAGGGCTTCCGCACCCTGAACGAGGGGGAACGGGTGGAGTTCGAGGTGGAGGCCGGCCGGGGGGGCAAGGGCCCCCAGGCCAAGAGGGTCCGCCGCCTCTAA
- the cysK gene encoding cysteine synthase A yields the protein MRVETIIGKTPVVRLFKVVEPDMAEVWVKLEGQNPGGSIKDRPAWYMIRDAEERGLLRPGSGQVIVEPTSGNTGIGLAMIAASRGYRLILTMPAQMSEERKRVLKAFGAELVLTDPARRMLAAREEALRLKEELGAFMPDQFANPANVRAHYETTGPELFEALEGRIDAFVYGSGTGGTITGVGRYLKERLPQVKVYAVEPARSNVLSGGKMGQHQFQGMGPGFIPENLDLSLLDGVIQVWEEDAFPLARRLAREEGLFLGMSSGGIIWAALQVAKELGPGKRVACISPDGGWKYLTTPLYAEP from the coding sequence ATGCGGGTGGAAACCATCATCGGCAAAACCCCGGTGGTGCGCCTTTTCAAGGTGGTGGAGCCCGACATGGCCGAAGTCTGGGTGAAGCTGGAGGGTCAGAACCCGGGGGGGTCCATCAAGGACCGGCCCGCCTGGTACATGATCCGGGATGCCGAGGAAAGAGGCCTCCTCCGCCCTGGCTCCGGCCAGGTCATCGTGGAGCCCACCAGCGGCAACACCGGGATCGGCCTGGCCATGATCGCCGCCAGCCGAGGCTACCGCCTCATCCTCACCATGCCCGCCCAGATGTCGGAGGAGAGGAAGCGGGTGCTGAAGGCCTTCGGCGCTGAGCTGGTCCTCACCGACCCGGCGAGGCGGATGCTAGCCGCCAGGGAGGAGGCTTTGCGCCTTAAGGAGGAGCTTGGGGCCTTCATGCCCGACCAGTTCGCCAACCCCGCCAACGTGCGGGCCCACTACGAGACCACCGGACCGGAACTCTTTGAAGCTTTAGAGGGGCGGATCGACGCCTTCGTCTACGGCTCGGGCACCGGGGGGACCATCACCGGGGTGGGCCGCTACCTAAAAGAGCGCCTACCCCAGGTGAAGGTCTACGCCGTGGAGCCGGCGCGCTCCAACGTCCTCTCCGGGGGCAAGATGGGCCAGCACCAGTTCCAGGGCATGGGACCCGGCTTCATCCCCGAGAACCTGGACCTCTCCCTTCTGGATGGGGTCATCCAGGTGTGGGAGGAGGACGCCTTTCCCCTAGCAAGGCGCCTCGCCCGGGAGGAGGGGCTTTTCCTGGGGATGAGCTCAGGGGGCATCATCTGGGCAGCCCTGCAGGTGGCCAAGGAGCTCGGCCCCGGCAAGCGGGTGGCCTGCATCAGCCCGGACGGGGGCTGGAAGTACCTCACCACGCCCCTTTACGCCGAACCCTAG
- a CDS encoding alpha/beta hydrolase has translation MNLLLLHGFTSHPLLALGPLPEVLRMVAFGVIQPALPGHGTHPEDLPKVRWQDWLKAAQDAYQKLPEPKGVVGLSMGALLALLRRTPEVLPRVQAPALVVEAGRDRVVAPAGVRGYFAILSTPSWLAPRRGPQKSHERTTLALADGATFAYRRLGSPRKEYLVFPKSGHNLLLDREQVAQAARDQLLANSNHLQ, from the coding sequence ATGAACCTGCTTCTCCTGCACGGCTTCACCTCCCATCCCCTCCTCGCCCTGGGCCCCCTGCCCGAGGTGCTGAGGATGGTTGCATTTGGGGTGATCCAGCCCGCCCTCCCTGGGCACGGCACCCACCCGGAAGACCTCCCCAAGGTGCGCTGGCAGGACTGGCTGAAAGCGGCCCAGGACGCCTACCAAAAGCTCCCCGAACCCAAAGGGGTGGTAGGGCTTTCCATGGGCGCCCTCCTGGCCCTCTTGCGGCGCACCCCAGAGGTTCTTCCCCGCGTGCAGGCCCCTGCCTTGGTGGTGGAGGCGGGGCGGGACCGGGTGGTGGCCCCTGCCGGGGTCCGGGGCTATTTCGCCATCCTAAGTACCCCGTCGTGGCTTGCGCCACGACGGGGGCCCCAAAAAAGCCATGAGCGCACCACCTTGGCTTTGGCCGATGGGGCAACCTTTGCGTACAGACGCTTAGGAAGCCCCCGCAAGGAGTACCTGGTCTTCCCGAAGAGCGGCCACAACCTCCTCCTGGACCGGGAACAGGTAGCCCAGGCGGCACGGGACCAGCTTCTTGCTAATAGTAATCACTTGCAATAG
- a CDS encoding ABC transporter ATP-binding protein: MVEAEAITQSFGGVKALDGVSLQVRPGEVFGLLGPNGAGKTTLVRVLTGVLRPDGGRAWVAGLEVAKEPHRVKAKIGYATQEQSVYRDLTVEENLLFRARLYRPKEARALAQEALKRFGLWPYARSLAGHLSGGWRQRLALAQAVVHRPEVLFLDEPTTGLDPLSRRSIWELIHQEAAGGAAVLVTTHYMDEAERCHRLALLFAGRVLAVGTPQELKAMAKERARFLFAPRASLEAVRGRPGVLEAWPSGEGVRLIVRKEVTLEGFQEVEPSLEDVFALLSKEAL; encoded by the coding sequence ATGGTGGAGGCTGAAGCCATCACGCAGAGCTTCGGGGGGGTGAAGGCCTTGGACGGGGTGAGCCTTCAGGTGCGCCCAGGGGAGGTTTTCGGGCTCCTCGGGCCCAACGGGGCGGGGAAGACCACCCTGGTGCGGGTCCTCACCGGGGTTCTCAGGCCCGATGGGGGGAGGGCCTGGGTGGCGGGGCTGGAGGTGGCGAAGGAGCCCCACCGGGTGAAGGCCAAGATCGGCTACGCCACCCAGGAGCAAAGCGTCTACCGGGATCTTACGGTGGAGGAAAACCTCCTCTTCCGCGCCCGCCTTTACCGGCCCAAGGAGGCCCGGGCTTTGGCCCAGGAGGCCTTAAAGCGCTTTGGCCTTTGGCCCTACGCCCGGAGCTTGGCCGGCCACCTCTCCGGGGGGTGGCGGCAGCGCCTGGCCCTGGCCCAAGCGGTGGTCCACCGTCCCGAGGTCCTCTTCCTGGACGAGCCCACCACGGGCCTGGATCCCCTTTCCCGCCGGAGCATCTGGGAGCTCATCCACCAGGAGGCGGCCGGGGGGGCGGCGGTTTTGGTCACCACCCACTACATGGACGAGGCGGAGCGTTGCCACCGCCTGGCCCTCCTCTTCGCCGGGCGGGTCCTGGCGGTGGGCACCCCCCAGGAGCTGAAGGCCATGGCCAAGGAGCGGGCCCGCTTCCTCTTCGCCCCCAGGGCCTCGTTGGAGGCGGTGCGGGGGAGGCCGGGGGTCCTCGAGGCCTGGCCAAGCGGAGAGGGGGTGCGGCTCATCGTCCGGAAAGAGGTGACCCTGGAGGGGTTCCAGGAGGTGGAGCCCAGCCTGGAGGACGTCTTCGCCCTCCTCAGCAAGGAGGCCCTATGA
- a CDS encoding FKBP-type peptidyl-prolyl cis-trans isomerase, which yields MKVEQDKVVTIRYTLQVEGEVLDQGELSYLHGHGNLIRGLEEELEGRQEGESFRAHVPAEKAYGPHDPEGVQVVPLSAFPEDAEVVPGAQFYAQDMEGNPMPLTVVEVQGEEVTIDFNHPLAGKDLDFEVEVVRVREATPEEILHGHVHEGGHHH from the coding sequence ATGAAGGTGGAACAGGACAAGGTAGTGACCATCCGTTACACCCTCCAGGTGGAGGGGGAGGTCTTGGACCAGGGGGAGCTTTCCTACCTGCACGGGCACGGCAACCTGATCCGGGGCCTCGAGGAGGAGCTGGAAGGCCGCCAGGAGGGCGAGAGCTTCCGGGCCCACGTGCCTGCGGAGAAGGCCTACGGCCCCCACGACCCCGAGGGGGTCCAGGTGGTGCCCCTTTCCGCCTTCCCCGAGGATGCGGAGGTGGTGCCGGGGGCCCAGTTCTACGCCCAGGACATGGAGGGGAACCCCATGCCCCTCACCGTGGTGGAGGTCCAGGGGGAGGAGGTCACCATCGACTTCAACCACCCCCTGGCGGGCAAGGACCTGGACTTTGAGGTGGAGGTGGTGCGGGTGCGGGAGGCCACCCCCGAGGAGATCCTCCACGGCCACGTGCACGAGGGCGGGCACCACCACTAG
- a CDS encoding ABC transporter permease: MNRILALAEKEFLQIHRDHVLPRLIVLLPSLMLLLFGYAINFTLKGIPLAVHDASQDRVSQTLLQELTREDLFRLALQAKTPEEVVRAVDRGQARVGLVVPAGALERVRRGESLSLEVYVDGTDPNFAFQAQAALRKAIQEVNARILLGRALAGESVLPPLSPSLHTLYNPENKTAWFMIPGIIGLVLTMFTVLLTALSIVREAESRMMESLLASPLRPHEMVLGKVLPYLFIAFGVALLVLALGHWVFGVPVRGSLALLLLAMFLFVLGSLAAGVLISTLARTQVQAVFGTYAYAFPTIFLSGFVFPIDGMPRLFQLLSYLVPARYLIEVLRGVMLKGVGLGVLWPHLLALALFSGLVLFLASARFQRQVAV; encoded by the coding sequence ATGAACCGCATCCTGGCCTTGGCGGAAAAGGAGTTCCTGCAGATCCACCGGGACCACGTCCTGCCCCGGCTCATCGTGCTTCTGCCCAGCCTCATGCTCCTCCTTTTCGGTTATGCCATCAACTTCACCCTGAAGGGCATCCCCCTGGCGGTCCACGATGCCTCCCAGGACCGCGTGAGCCAGACCCTCCTGCAGGAGCTCACCCGGGAAGACCTCTTCCGCCTGGCCCTCCAGGCCAAAACCCCCGAGGAGGTGGTGCGCGCCGTGGACCGGGGCCAGGCCCGGGTGGGCCTGGTGGTGCCCGCGGGTGCTCTGGAGAGGGTGCGCCGGGGGGAGAGCCTGAGCCTGGAGGTCTATGTGGATGGCACCGACCCCAACTTCGCCTTCCAGGCCCAGGCCGCCCTCCGGAAGGCCATCCAGGAGGTGAACGCCCGCATCCTCTTGGGCCGGGCCCTGGCGGGGGAGAGCGTCCTGCCCCCCTTGAGCCCCAGCCTCCACACCCTCTACAACCCGGAGAACAAGACCGCCTGGTTCATGATCCCCGGCATCATCGGCCTGGTCCTCACCATGTTCACCGTGCTCCTCACCGCCCTTTCCATCGTGCGGGAGGCGGAAAGCCGCATGATGGAAAGCCTGCTGGCCTCCCCCCTGCGCCCCCACGAGATGGTGCTGGGGAAGGTTTTGCCTTACCTCTTCATCGCCTTTGGGGTGGCCCTGCTGGTGCTGGCCCTGGGGCACTGGGTCTTCGGGGTGCCCGTGCGGGGAAGCCTGGCCCTGCTCCTCTTGGCCATGTTCCTCTTCGTGCTGGGCTCCTTGGCCGCGGGGGTCCTCATCTCCACCCTGGCCCGCACCCAGGTGCAGGCGGTCTTCGGCACCTACGCCTACGCTTTTCCCACCATCTTCCTTTCCGGCTTCGTCTTCCCCATCGACGGCATGCCCCGCCTCTTCCAGCTCCTCTCCTACCTGGTGCCCGCCCGCTACCTGATTGAGGTCCTGCGGGGGGTCATGCTGAAAGGGGTGGGGCTTGGGGTGCTCTGGCCCCACCTTTTGGCCCTGGCCCTCTTCTCGGGGCTGGTGCTCTTTCTGGCCTCCGCGCGCTTCCAGAGGCAGGTGGCGGTATGA
- a CDS encoding DNA/RNA nuclease SfsA codes for MLALPLPPLKPCRFLKRKNRFLVEADVGPLHLPNSGRMGELLLPGIPCFYHPRATPKTVGRLLLLESRGVLVGVDASLANRLLELLLREGVFGPLEDLRKEVRLEGERLDFSARIGGREALLEAKNCNRVEGGLALFPDAPTPRGARHLRLLAGFARGGGLAYAVWFVQHPLAQAFALDPEDRALLRAAKEAEAAGVRLLAYRVRPALEALHLEGELPWVWLPAQEDLEGHHQGHG; via the coding sequence ATGCTGGCCTTGCCCTTGCCTCCCCTCAAACCCTGCCGTTTCCTGAAGAGGAAAAACCGCTTCCTGGTGGAGGCGGACGTGGGGCCTTTGCACCTCCCCAACTCCGGGCGGATGGGGGAGCTTCTCCTTCCCGGGATCCCTTGCTTTTACCATCCCAGGGCCACCCCCAAGACGGTGGGGCGGCTTCTTCTTTTGGAGAGCCGGGGCGTGCTGGTGGGGGTGGATGCCTCCTTGGCCAACCGTCTCTTGGAGTTGCTTTTGAGGGAAGGGGTTTTCGGCCCCCTCGAGGATTTGCGGAAAGAGGTGCGCCTGGAAGGGGAGAGGCTGGACTTCTCCGCCCGGATTGGGGGAAGGGAAGCCCTTTTGGAAGCCAAGAACTGCAACCGGGTGGAGGGAGGCCTGGCCCTTTTCCCCGATGCCCCTACCCCTCGAGGGGCCCGGCACCTTCGGCTTCTGGCGGGCTTCGCCCGGGGAGGGGGGCTCGCCTATGCGGTCTGGTTCGTCCAGCACCCCCTGGCCCAGGCCTTCGCCCTGGACCCGGAAGACCGCGCCCTCCTCCGGGCAGCGAAGGAGGCAGAGGCCGCGGGGGTTAGGCTCCTGGCCTACCGGGTGCGGCCGGCCCTCGAGGCCCTCCACCTGGAAGGGGAGCTCCCCTGGGTCTGGCTACCCGCCCAGGAGGATCTGGAAGGCCACCATCAGGGCCACGGATAG
- a CDS encoding DUF4388 domain-containing protein, producing MLGQPSGHLEGNLAEFPFPALVGALMGAGRTGRLRIRSPHLEGEVYLRGGQVVHARVQSGERSLEGEEALDLLAGLKRAPFAFEAEVLPPHTTLLGGLAVPARLAEAQAVWQALSLPSDWGYVLRLPTGGKEVELDPEALRVLAQVEGKRIAEVLLAPGVLRLARILHTLLQMGALEAVPLVEVPPVSLLVLPIYGPGSGVAYVDEALYAEWARAIRHGFRLRLKPHGVVMEVRPRPNIPGRLGLLEEDLRRLRLRRGDRVEVVPEV from the coding sequence ATGCTGGGGCAGCCGTCGGGACACCTTGAGGGCAACCTTGCGGAGTTCCCTTTCCCGGCCTTGGTGGGCGCCCTCATGGGGGCTGGCCGCACCGGGCGGCTCCGCATCCGTTCCCCCCACCTGGAAGGGGAGGTTTACCTGCGGGGCGGCCAGGTGGTCCACGCCCGGGTGCAGTCGGGGGAGCGCTCCTTGGAAGGGGAGGAGGCTTTGGACCTCCTGGCGGGGCTCAAGCGGGCCCCCTTCGCCTTTGAGGCCGAGGTCCTCCCCCCGCACACGACCCTGCTGGGGGGGCTTGCCGTACCCGCCCGCCTGGCGGAGGCTCAGGCCGTGTGGCAGGCCCTTTCCCTGCCTTCGGACTGGGGTTATGTGCTGCGTTTGCCTACCGGGGGGAAGGAGGTGGAGCTTGACCCGGAGGCCCTCCGGGTGCTGGCCCAGGTGGAGGGGAAGCGCATCGCCGAGGTGCTTCTGGCCCCCGGGGTCTTGCGCCTGGCGCGGATCCTGCACACCCTTTTGCAAATGGGCGCCCTCGAGGCCGTGCCCTTGGTGGAGGTGCCGCCCGTTTCCCTCCTGGTCCTCCCCATCTACGGGCCGGGCTCCGGGGTGGCCTACGTGGACGAGGCCCTTTACGCGGAGTGGGCTCGGGCCATCCGCCACGGCTTCCGGCTGCGCCTGAAGCCCCATGGGGTGGTGATGGAAGTGCGCCCCCGGCCCAACATCCCGGGGCGGCTTGGGCTTTTGGAGGAGGATCTCAGGCGTCTCCGCCTCAGGCGGGGGGATAGGGTGGAGGTGGTGCCGGAGGTATAG
- a CDS encoding transposase: MLNLRFLPNQANVHPATHRLGNGLKPSTRGSSGTRYRRVDVRLGWREVEVEGRRLGLVVCRVPALGRRGEWWLLTSLPVRGREDALRVVEVYRKRWEVEGFFRFLKAGLGLESFQVRGLLRIRKVVAILLGLAVWVWEVERVGGPFRELLLRLGGKLGLASERDGPYLLLRGLVRLLNHLATQEFLEAERGGSYG; this comes from the coding sequence TTGCTCAACCTCCGGTTCCTCCCCAACCAGGCAAACGTCCACCCCGCCACCCACCGCTTGGGCAACGGCTTAAAGCCCTCTACCCGGGGAAGCTCCGGCACCAGGTACCGGAGGGTTGACGTGAGGCTGGGCTGGAGGGAGGTGGAGGTGGAGGGGCGGAGGCTGGGCCTGGTGGTCTGCCGGGTGCCGGCCTTGGGGCGGAGGGGGGAGTGGTGGCTGTTGACCAGCCTACCGGTGCGGGGGCGGGAGGATGCCCTGCGGGTGGTGGAGGTGTACCGGAAGCGGTGGGAGGTGGAGGGGTTCTTCCGGTTTCTGAAGGCGGGCTTGGGGCTTGAGAGCTTCCAGGTGCGGGGGCTGTTGCGGATTCGGAAGGTGGTGGCGATTTTGCTGGGGTTGGCGGTGTGGGTGTGGGAGGTGGAGCGGGTGGGGGGGCCTTTCAGGGAACTTCTTTTGCGGCTTGGGGGCAAGCTGGGTCTGGCCAGTGAGCGGGATGGTCCCTACCTGCTCCTGAGGGGGCTGGTGCGGTTGCTCAACCACCTGGCTACCCAAGAGTTCCTGGAGGCGGAGAGAGGGGGAAGTTATGGGTAA
- a CDS encoding ZIP family metal transporter yields MDGFPLTPWTVFLYALFTAVATGFGALPFLFTRNIVARHLGLANAAAAGLMLSASFGLIYEGVNYSLARTLLGVVLGLFFIQLSHRFLHGREVSFGSLNGLDARKALMMVGIMTLHSFAEGVGVGVAFGGGEALGVFITLAIAVHNIPEGLAISLVLIPRGVSVLGAALWSVFSSLPQPLMAVPAFLFVEAFKPALPVGLGFAAGAMIWMAVAEILSEAFKEARAEWVATVLTLSVALMVAFQILLGG; encoded by the coding sequence ATGGACGGGTTTCCCCTTACCCCTTGGACCGTCTTCCTCTACGCCCTCTTCACCGCCGTCGCCACCGGGTTTGGCGCTCTGCCCTTCCTTTTTACCCGCAACATCGTGGCCCGCCACCTGGGCCTCGCCAACGCCGCGGCCGCTGGCCTGATGCTCTCGGCCAGCTTCGGCCTCATCTACGAGGGCGTCAACTACAGCCTGGCCCGCACCCTCCTGGGCGTGGTCCTGGGACTCTTCTTCATCCAGCTCTCCCACCGCTTCCTCCATGGACGGGAAGTAAGCTTCGGGAGCCTGAACGGCCTGGATGCCCGCAAGGCCCTCATGATGGTGGGGATCATGACCCTCCACTCCTTCGCCGAGGGCGTGGGGGTAGGGGTGGCCTTCGGGGGCGGGGAGGCCTTAGGGGTCTTCATCACCCTGGCCATCGCCGTGCACAACATCCCCGAGGGCCTGGCCATCAGCCTGGTCCTGATCCCCCGCGGGGTGAGCGTCCTAGGGGCCGCCCTTTGGAGCGTCTTCTCCAGCCTGCCCCAGCCCCTTATGGCCGTGCCCGCCTTTTTGTTCGTGGAAGCCTTCAAGCCCGCCCTGCCCGTGGGGCTGGGCTTCGCCGCCGGGGCCATGATCTGGATGGCGGTAGCGGAGATCCTCTCCGAGGCCTTCAAGGAGGCCAGGGCCGAGTGGGTGGCCACGGTCCTCACCCTATCCGTGGCCCTGATGGTGGCCTTCCAGATCCTCCTGGGCGGGTAG
- the surE gene encoding 5'/3'-nucleotidase SurE, translating to MRILVSNDDGIFSPGIKALGLAMRALGEVYVVAPDVEQSAVGHGITVRRPLRFKHTASAGFGEVPAYRVDGTPADCVVLGVHLLGRPDLVVSGINIGVNLGLDLTHSGTVAAALEGTSLGIPSIAFSLDTSGEELNFAEAAAWAVRIARLVMAKGLPKGVLLNVNFPAGVPKGVMVTRLSTHHWEDKVVERLDPEGRPYYWIAGTPVGEEEEGTDLFAVRRGYISITPVSLDFTAGELLVEVRRWVAEL from the coding sequence ATGCGCATCCTGGTTTCCAACGACGACGGCATCTTCTCCCCCGGGATCAAGGCCCTGGGCCTGGCCATGCGGGCCTTGGGCGAGGTTTACGTGGTGGCCCCGGACGTGGAGCAGTCCGCGGTGGGCCACGGCATTACCGTCCGCCGCCCCCTGCGCTTCAAACACACCGCCAGCGCCGGCTTCGGCGAGGTGCCGGCCTACCGGGTGGACGGCACCCCTGCGGACTGCGTGGTGCTGGGCGTACACCTTTTGGGCCGGCCCGACCTGGTGGTTTCCGGCATCAACATCGGGGTGAACCTGGGCCTGGATCTCACCCACTCGGGCACGGTGGCCGCGGCCCTGGAAGGCACCTCCTTGGGCATACCCTCCATCGCCTTTAGCCTGGACACCTCAGGGGAGGAGCTGAACTTTGCCGAGGCGGCGGCGTGGGCGGTGAGGATTGCCCGGCTGGTGATGGCGAAGGGCCTGCCCAAGGGGGTGCTCCTCAACGTGAACTTCCCGGCCGGGGTGCCCAAGGGGGTCATGGTCACCCGGCTCTCCACCCATCACTGGGAGGACAAGGTGGTGGAGCGCCTGGACCCCGAGGGGAGGCCCTACTACTGGATCGCCGGCACCCCCGTGGGCGAGGAGGAGGAGGGCACGGACCTCTTTGCGGTGCGCCGGGGCTACATCTCCATCACCCCGGTGAGCCTGGACTTCACCGCCGGGGAGTTGTTGGTGGAGGTCCGGCGCTGGGTGGCGGAACTCTAA
- a CDS encoding alanine/glycine:cation symporter family protein translates to MDILALNEYLNRVVYGFPMKLVFLLVGAYLVIFQIRWFSAPLRMMRVSFSETLGAIRERAFGFGGQITPFQATMVALSATVGTGHLLGMLAAVLVGGPGAVFWMWLGYFFGTGTKFAEATLAVHFRRRFADGSVSGGPMYYLYRGLPRLRFLAYFFAFFAAVAAFGIGNLSQAGAVGGALAPLGAPPALVGLFLALLVGVVLGGGIVRVARFAQVVVPLKLLLFLVAVVPLLVRYGGKIPEALALVFQAAFSPEAALGGAAGFSLFAAINAGLGRGIFANEAGLGSAPIAHAQAQVDHPVRQGFWGVTEMFVSFLVTSLTALTFIASGLWRQGGSAAEAAQALFQAHPLGGLVLALTVAVFALGTMVSWGFYGEEAAAFLFGEGIRWPYRLTFAVLALVGPLGGLEAFLAISDTLNGLMAIPNLLGLVLLGPVVARLVYGFFRGEPWIPPR, encoded by the coding sequence ATGGATATCCTAGCCTTAAACGAATATCTCAACCGGGTCGTATACGGCTTTCCCATGAAGCTGGTCTTCCTCCTGGTGGGGGCCTATCTGGTGATTTTCCAGATCCGCTGGTTCAGCGCCCCCTTGCGGATGATGCGGGTTTCCTTCAGCGAAACCCTGGGGGCCATCCGCGAGCGGGCCTTTGGCTTCGGCGGGCAGATCACTCCCTTCCAGGCCACCATGGTGGCCCTCTCCGCCACCGTGGGCACCGGTCACCTCCTGGGCATGCTGGCGGCGGTGCTGGTGGGGGGCCCAGGGGCGGTCTTCTGGATGTGGCTCGGCTACTTCTTCGGCACCGGCACCAAGTTCGCCGAGGCCACCTTGGCGGTGCACTTCCGCCGCCGTTTTGCCGACGGCTCGGTTTCCGGCGGGCCCATGTACTACCTCTACCGAGGTCTCCCCAGGCTTCGTTTTCTGGCCTACTTCTTCGCCTTCTTCGCGGCCGTGGCCGCCTTCGGCATCGGCAATCTCTCCCAGGCCGGGGCGGTGGGTGGGGCCTTGGCGCCCTTGGGAGCCCCCCCGGCCCTGGTGGGCCTTTTCCTGGCCCTCCTGGTGGGGGTGGTGCTGGGCGGGGGCATCGTGCGGGTGGCCCGCTTCGCCCAGGTGGTGGTGCCCCTGAAGCTCCTCCTCTTCCTGGTGGCGGTGGTTCCCCTGCTGGTGCGCTACGGGGGGAAGATCCCCGAGGCCTTAGCCTTGGTCTTCCAGGCGGCCTTTAGCCCCGAGGCGGCCTTGGGCGGGGCGGCGGGCTTTAGCCTCTTCGCCGCCATCAACGCCGGGCTCGGCCGGGGCATCTTCGCCAACGAGGCGGGCTTGGGTTCGGCTCCCATCGCCCACGCCCAGGCCCAGGTGGACCACCCCGTGCGCCAGGGCTTCTGGGGCGTTACAGAGATGTTCGTGAGCTTTCTGGTCACGAGCCTCACCGCCCTCACCTTCATCGCCTCGGGGCTTTGGCGGCAGGGGGGGAGCGCGGCCGAGGCTGCGCAGGCCCTCTTCCAGGCCCACCCCTTGGGCGGGCTGGTCCTGGCCCTTACCGTGGCGGTCTTCGCCCTGGGGACCATGGTTTCCTGGGGCTTTTATGGGGAGGAGGCCGCGGCCTTCCTCTTTGGGGAGGGGATCCGCTGGCCCTACCGCCTCACCTTTGCCGTCTTGGCCCTGGTGGGGCCTTTGGGGGGCCTCGAGGCCTTCTTGGCCATCTCCGACACCCTAAACGGCCTCATGGCCATCCCCAACCTCCTGGGCCTGGTCCTCCTGGGGCCGGTGGTGGCCCGGCTGGTCTACGGCTTCTTCCGAGGGGAGCCCTGGATACCGCCCCGCTGA